Genomic segment of Nostoc sphaeroides:
CGTTAGTCCAGATTTGCTCAACACTATTGGGCTGTGTCGCCTGATTCCTGGGTTCAGATAATAGTGGGGCTAAAGTCAGTTGATCTAGATGTCCACGAACATCATTTGTAGCAGTAGTACTAGAACCGTTAAAGGTGGCTACCATTGGCTAATCCTTATGAGGTAAAGTGTGTGGGCTTTACCTCCCCTGAAGATTTACCAAGACTTTAATTAAATTTCTCTATAACCCGTTGTAGGAAGTCATCGGAACTGATAACATTAAGTTATAAATAAATTTAATCGAAAACATTGAGGGTGTCTTCTAAGACTGTTAAACAACTTGCTTCTAACAAGTTGAGTCTTGGGGAGGCATTCTTTTCTTATGTATATCTGGTGACATGACACTTAGAAAAGATGGACTAAGGGTATAGTCTTATTACATAGTAAATTATCTCAGGCAAAAAAAAATAATAAATATCTCAGCTTTATAAAATAAAACAATTTATCTATTTTTCTCAAACTAAGACACAGCAAAGCTTTTACAATTTTTAAACTAATATTAAAAACCAAATAAATACCTCACACTAATAGTATTAGTGTGACTAAGAATAATTCAATTTGTTGATGCTGCTTTAACAAGACATTAATCTAAAATTTTGACTGACTTAATACCTTGGCTGCATTTTTTCACTAACAGCCATCTTTTAGCCTCTGGCTCTAGCGCGGGCATGATTCTCCAGTTGAAAACATCTGCCCAAGTTTCGATCCCGTGAGCGGGGAGCAAAACTGACAACAAGATCCTTAAACCGTACCCAATCGCGATCGCTGATAGCTGTCAAAACCGGGATAAATGTACTTAGTGGCATTAGAGTTGCTGTTTCAGTCATCGGTGTAATCCTCAAAAATACAAACTATTGGTAACGGTTCATCTTCTGTATCAATTATTTCTACTAATCGTCTACCTGTCTTTTTGGCGATTCGCCTGCAATACTCCTCAGATGCAGCTACTTGCCAATAAGATTGTTTCCGTAACTGGGTCAAATTTTCCTTTGGAGTGTTTTATGTCATCGGTCATGCTGCACCATCTTGCTTGGGCGGTTTCGCTGAGGGTAGCTCTCCTTTTTCTCGCGCATCCCTTACAAATGCTTCTACAAGAAAAGCAACCAAGGTAGCGGTCGGTCTTCCTTGGATTCGTGCGATCGCCTCTAAATCTTCAAAAACATAATCTGGAACGGTTACTGAAAATCTTTTACTCACATACCTGTTTTTATCTATAGCCTTTGAAAGCAATTATACACCTAATACGCTAGTACGCAATTATCCTTGTGAATGCTGCTTATCCAAAAATTCCTGGACTAGCTCACAGATCACGGTGTCCATCGTCCGATTATTTTTAACGCACCACAGCTTAAATTCTGTATGCAAATCCTTTGGCATCCTTGCTCTAAGATGTGCCACTTCATCTGGTTTATCCCCTTTAGGTCTACCCACAATTACCCAATTACTCATAAACGCTACTTTTTGATTATCCACTTATAATCAGTAATTTTCATTTTTGCGTACTAAATTTATAGCGTAATAGAGTAATTTGGTGTTATAGTGTGGCTATGGCATAAATGCCACGGTTTGACGAAGCCTGTATCAGATGGTTGAAACGGCAGAGTTACTTAATTAGCTACCACGCAAAAGCAGAGAAGGCAAAAGCGCCAGCGAGAGACAAGATACACGTATTCTTGGCGACTTCAGCCTGCGAATTTATTTTGAGGAAAATTATGCGAGTAACAATCAGGCAATCTTTACACCCATTTATCAGCAATAAAGCGCAGGAATTAGGCATTAATGACCATGCAGAGGTAGTTAACTTCCTTTTACTTCAGATTTTGCTTTCATTCGATGCTGTCACAGGCTCCCACAAGGGGGAGCCAAGATACTCAGTAGTGTTGAAAAGAATGTTTCATGAAACTGTTTCAACGGTTGCATCAATGTTTCAGCCTCACAACAACCGTGAAACGATACTTTCACGAGCCTTAAACATGAAACATGAAACATGAAACGTTAGTTGATAACGACTACTTTTGCTTGTGACAGTGACGATAAAAAGTTGAGGGTAAAACGATATGTCAAGACCTAAAAAACAACCAACATGCTTTAGCACGAACGCACCCAACATAAACGAGCCTGAAACTATAACAGAGAAAGCATCAATGCCATCAAAAAAGGTAATTCATTTGATGCTAGATGCTGGACGATCCAGTATTAAATATCAGGCTTTCGTTAATAACGAAACTGGCACAACACCAGTGATGAAGACCGAATCTTTGGTGTGTTGTGTGCCATCAGTACCATTTGGAGAATTAGGAGCTTTCAGCCTAAGCCGAGGCAAAGATGAAAACAACAAAGATGTTGTAGAGCATTGGGTTGTAGGCGACTCAGCTAGATTGCAAGCTATTGAACAGTGTAGGGATAGATCAGGAGATCGTCCTTGATGCATTGTCATGGAAGCGATCGCTGATGAAGTGAGCGTGTTCTTTGCGATCGCAAGAATGGGGGTGGCGGGTACGCCATCGCTGTGCCAAGTTCTAGAGAGTGGAATCAGATGTACAAGTTGTCTAAAATTTTCTTGTAGGTAGGAAAAGCTTACTCGTTCATGAAATACTTTCATTGATACGAATAAGCCAACAACATAAATACCACTGTGACACTACGAATACAAATTCTCAAGGATAAATTTAGTCAAAGTTTAGGATTGCCTTTTAAAGAATTGTTAAGTGAGTCTGCAATTAATATTGCACTCTCAGAACTAAAAATTAGATATAAAAAGCGATTATTTGACCCAATAGTAACAATTCCCGAATTGTTAGCCGCAGCTTCAACAAAACGGCTTCAAATTTATCAAATCGCTGTAATACCCCTGCCTCAACGCTTCGTAGTTCGTGGATGTAAAGCGGTCAAAAACGAAACACCTTCTGACCAAAATTGAGCGTAAGCGAAATTAGGGAAGAAGGTAGTTGAGTTTTTGACAATCATGATCTACTATTTATGTAGCAAGAATAGACATAAATGATCGTATTTGAGGCAAAACTTGAAGGACAAAACGAGCAGTATCGAGCGCTTGATGAAGCGATTCGTACTGCTCGTTTTGTGCGTAATAGCTGCCTGAGATACTGGATGGACAATAAGGGCATTGGACGCTATGACCTAAATAAATTTTGCGCTGTACTTGCAGCCAGTATTGAGTTTCCTTGGGTTGACAAGCTGAACTCAATGGCAAGACAAGCCAGTGCTGAAAGGGCGTGGTCTGCAATCGCTCGGTTCTTTGATAACTGCAAAAAAGGTAAACCAGGGAAAAAGGGATTTCCAAAGTTTAAGAAAGAACAAACGCATGGTTCTGTTGAGTACAAAACCTGTGGATGGAAACTTTCTGATGACCGCAGGTATATCACTTTCTCGGATGGATTTAAGGCAGGAACCTTTAAACTCTGGGGAACTCGTGACCTGCATTTCTACCAGCTTAAACAGTTTAAAAGGGTGCGGGTTGTACGTCGTGCAGATGGCTATTATTGCCAATTTTGCATTGACCAAGAGCGAGTTGAAAGACGAGAACCAACAGGAAAAACTATTGGTATTGATGTTGGACTGAACCATTTCTACACCGATAGTAACGGAGAGACAGTCCCCAATCCTAGACATCTTCGCAAGAGTGAGAAGTCTTTGAGGCGGTTGCAACGCCGGATGTCTAAGACTAAAAAAGGTTCTCAAAACAGAATTAAGTTTAGAAATAAACTTGCACGGAAACACCTCAAAGTAAGTCGCCAGCGTAAAGACTTTGCCGTTAAGACAGCAAGGTGCGTGGTGAGGTCTAACGACCTTGTAGCGTATGAAGATTTGATGGTGCGGAATATGGTGAAAAATCACCGCTTGGCTAAGTCTATTAGTGATGCTTCGTGGTCGTTGTTTCGTGATTGGGTTGAGTATTTCGGTAAGGTGTTTGGTGTGGTCACGGTTGCCGTTCCACCTCACTACACCAGTCAGAATTGCTCTAACTGTGGCGAGGTTGTCAAAAAGACGTTCTTAACCAGAACTCATGTTTGTCCTCATTGTGGGCATACCCAAGACAGGGATTGGAACGCAGCGCGGAACATATTAGAAAAAGGATTGAGTACGGCGGGTCACGTCGGAACTAACGCCTCTGGAGAGACTGACCAATACTTGAGTGAGGAAACTCCTTCAAGCAAGTCAACTCGTGGAAAGAGGAAACCCAGAGAGCGATCTTTGGAATCCCCACCCTCAACGAAGTAGGGTGGGGAGGATGTCAATGGACTTTACTTAAAGTTATTGCTCACAAGGCTGTGAGCGATCGCCCTGGCAGAAGTGAACCACGAGTCCGTAAACGCCGCCCGAAAGCTTACCCCTTAATGACCAAACCCCGGCACGAATTACGAAAGCAATTGCAAACTGCTTAAACCACAAGTGTTTCAGCTTTTCAAGCGTGCCATTCGGATAAAGTGGTTCTTGTCAGATTTTGATACCGTTGGCGAAATATTACTTAATAATAGCTTTGTAACAAATTTGCGGTATCTAATGTCTCTTGTAAGGCACATTCAGCAAATCAATCGCCCGTTTCTTAGCTGCTTCCCCCCGCCGATCATACTTACTTGTAGTATTTGGCGACGCATGACCTGCAAGTTTCGCTATCGTGACGATATCTGCACCCGCATCCAATAGATTACCAATAAAAGTTCTTCTAAAATCATGGGGTGTAAAGGCATCCACATCAGCTTTTTCCCCTCGCCGTTGCAATGCTCGTAACACCCCCTGCTCACTCATCCGTCTATGTATGATTTTATTTGCCTTATTTAAGGGATAAAATAGCGCCCCTGGTGCTTTCCCCCGAATCAGCAGCCAATCAAGGACAGCTTGCACACCAGCTTCGGGTAAATACACAATTCGTTCCTTCCGGCCCTTAGCTTCACGTATTGTCAATGATCGAGTGCGCGGCTTAAAATCGCTCAAATCAAGATAAGTTACCTCACTGCGACGCAAGCCAACCGTCAAAACTGCCAGCAGTGCGGCATCCCTCCGACCCAATGTTGAGTCATCTTGAATACAATCATCCCAAAGTGCAGATATTTCTTCAGCATCGATTTCTCGCCCCTTCAATAAACTCTTGCCCCGCACGGACTCAATATCAGCCGCTCGTCCATACTCATCCGTGGACATTAATTCTAACCGCCAAGCTTCCTTGAGCGTCCGCCGTAATGCACATAACATTTTATTCGCCATCGCTGGACTGTATTTTTCCATCAGCACCGACCGTACCGCAGCAGTGTGCTGATAGCGCAACTTCGACCAATCCAAAGTACTTGCATCACTTGTGCCACTGGTTAGCAGTTGGGCGATCGCGTTGAGTGCTTCCCGCATCGTCCGCCGAGAACCTTCACCAAGACTGTTAAGGTAAACTTCAGCTGGGTGTAGCGTCAGAGGTACTGGTTCGGTTAACGCCAGCGATTCTGGGTTGAAATTAGATGCGATCGCGTTCACGGGCTGTCTGGTAGGTGCTTTAAATTAAATCCTCCTCTAAATGTGCTGCAACCACAAGCCTTTCAAGCTCTACGGATTGCGAGAACTGATATTCTCTCCACCCATTTTGTTTGTAAGCCTTGCTGTGGCGAAAGTTGCAATCATTCATAATCTTGAATACTGAGCTTACTTTGGTCACGGTGTTAGAACATTATTCACTATGATCCAGGCGAAATTTATGGGGATTTTTCAGAATGAATACCCCGTTAGACTTGATTAAGTCACCCGTGCAATAAACGGGTAGGCGTTCTTGGTAAGCCTTCAGTGCCAGGATGTAGTCACGGTCAGCTAATTGGGTGTGGATGGGACGCAGTTTATCAACCACGATGCCCAGCATGGTGATGTCGCCACTCTTGTGATCTGCATTGGGTGTGGCGATGTGCGTGACGACTGCTTGAATGGTGGTATTAGGTGCATTTGTAATTAAGTCACCCAAAATTGACTGTTGATCTCTGGTTTCTGCCAACGCCAGAGTTTCAACGACTTCCGCCATCCGACGAGAAAAGTCGATAATTTCTCCTTTGAGGGGAAGTAAAATTTCAAAACCGTCTAGAGTCCAAATGGCAGCTTTATCACCTTGACGCTGCTGTTGCTGCCAACCATGCCCAACTAAGTAAGCTTCTACTTGTCGGGGGTCGATACATTTGAATTTTTCCACATCCGGGAAAATAGCTGTCATAGGGTTTCTCCAACGGCGATGCGTGACATTATGGTTTTGAGTGCGTCGGGGCTAAATATATTTTGACGCTTAATTTCCACTGTGATGTTCGTCTTGTTATCAATCGCTGGTTGTCCGCGCAACGATAGCCAGTAACCGCAGCGTTTGAGGGATATGGATTCTTCGGTTTGGGATAACCAGTCGCTAACTTCTTCTGGCACTAAAACAACTATTAATAGTTGTGGCACGAAGGGGTCGTCTTCCCGGAGTTCGTCATAGTTTTTGACGCTGAGTCGGTATTTGATGGATGTTTCTCTCTTAACATCTTGGGATGTAGATTTAATTTGTACGTCAAATCTCGGCAGACGCTTGGAGTTGAGTTTTCCTGGTACGGTAATTGTAGCGTCGATGCCGCTATCATCTAACCTACGTGTGGCTGCTTGCAAGGAGTAGCCAGCAGTTGCAGTGACGGCATACACATAAGCGTAACTGAAATCTTCTTTTTGGGTATTGAGGCTCATTATTTACTTTGAAGGGTTGGTCAACATTGTGATTAACCGTTTAATTTGCCCAACCCGCTTACGTTGGTCATAGCGGCGCTTGGCTTCCGTGGTAATTTTTTCTGTAAGCGCATTGTCAGTACTAGCAACAGTCCAGGCAGCTTCTAAAAATACCTCAACTGTGATGCCTAATTCTTTACAAAACCGTGTCAATTCTTGGTCGAG
This window contains:
- a CDS encoding tyrosine-type recombinase/integrase, giving the protein MNAIASNFNPESLALTEPVPLTLHPAEVYLNSLGEGSRRTMREALNAIAQLLTSGTSDASTLDWSKLRYQHTAAVRSVLMEKYSPAMANKMLCALRRTLKEAWRLELMSTDEYGRAADIESVRGKSLLKGREIDAEEISALWDDCIQDDSTLGRRDAALLAVLTVGLRRSEVTYLDLSDFKPRTRSLTIREAKGRKERIVYLPEAGVQAVLDWLLIRGKAPGALFYPLNKANKIIHRRMSEQGVLRALQRRGEKADVDAFTPHDFRRTFIGNLLDAGADIVTIAKLAGHASPNTTSKYDRRGEAAKKRAIDLLNVPYKRH
- a CDS encoding DUF4365 domain-containing protein codes for the protein MSLNTQKEDFSYAYVYAVTATAGYSLQAATRRLDDSGIDATITVPGKLNSKRLPRFDVQIKSTSQDVKRETSIKYRLSVKNYDELREDDPFVPQLLIVVLVPEEVSDWLSQTEESISLKRCGYWLSLRGQPAIDNKTNITVEIKRQNIFSPDALKTIMSRIAVGETL
- a CDS encoding ribbon-helix-helix domain-containing protein; this translates as MSKRFSVTVPDYVFEDLEAIARIQGRPTATLVAFLVEAFVRDAREKGELPSAKPPKQDGAA
- a CDS encoding RNA-guided endonuclease InsQ/TnpB family protein, whose product is MIVFEAKLEGQNEQYRALDEAIRTARFVRNSCLRYWMDNKGIGRYDLNKFCAVLAASIEFPWVDKLNSMARQASAERAWSAIARFFDNCKKGKPGKKGFPKFKKEQTHGSVEYKTCGWKLSDDRRYITFSDGFKAGTFKLWGTRDLHFYQLKQFKRVRVVRRADGYYCQFCIDQERVERREPTGKTIGIDVGLNHFYTDSNGETVPNPRHLRKSEKSLRRLQRRMSKTKKGSQNRIKFRNKLARKHLKVSRQRKDFAVKTARCVVRSNDLVAYEDLMVRNMVKNHRLAKSISDASWSLFRDWVEYFGKVFGVVTVAVPPHYTSQNCSNCGEVVKKTFLTRTHVCPHCGHTQDRDWNAARNILEKGLSTAGHVGTNASGETDQYLSEETPSSKSTRGKRKPRERSLESPPSTK